The following proteins are co-located in the Pyricularia oryzae 70-15 chromosome 1, whole genome shotgun sequence genome:
- a CDS encoding ATP-dependent permease MDL2, with protein sequence MVSGAVRRTVLLPHLGAAGSAQLLLSARPHLIPLHEPLLPSAAIWTWSKIPVQAARSFAAATSTSFTCANNTAPAASRLSTLPAKAPTSFLGLGNRFSSPSGVLRRFSTTQTPWKQSVKETSLQDDSREDGKALENAEAKKDGDVASPNANLNDDGLESLGFKKSEKALKASQINMSARLSKESKAQPSRAGMGEIWRLLKIARPELKWLAVAFVFLLISSSVTMSIPFSVGRILDLATKGDVESTRIFGLTLTQFFMAFGAFLTLGAVANFGRIILLRIVGERVVARLRSQLYRRTYTQDAEFFDANRVGDLISRLSSDSVIVGKSITQNVSDGMRSIVSGCAGGVAMLWLSPKLTSILLLMFPPIAIGAFIYGRMIRNISRQIQRNLGTLTKIAEERLGNIKTSQAFAGEVQEVHRYNTQIRKIFSLGKRESFVAATFYGSTGWAGNMTILALLVVGGGLVRSGSMSLGDLTSFMMYTAFAGSSLFGVSGFYSELMKGVGAASRLFELQDRTPTIPQTVGLKVKSAQGPIKFSNVCFAYPTRPAVSIFNGLDFEIPSGSNVCVVGPSGGGKSTVAGLLLRFYNPTSGTITINGVDISKMNVKSLRRRIGMVAQEPVLFSGTVAENIAYGRPEASRAEIVAAAQKANCGFISDFPEGLETQVGARGAQLSGGQKQRIAIARALLKDPDILILDEATSALDAESETLVNSALAQLLKGRNTTISIAHRLSTIKRSDKIIVLSSEGKVAEIGSYTELSANPDSAFSKLMEWQMSGGDIPTQQRPPPIITEAEAISEELEGDEAAAAEEEDVEGEHKDAKKTSEKQ encoded by the coding sequence ATGGTTTCGGGAGCGGTGCGGCGCACCGTGCTGCTCCCGCACCTCGGAGCTGCCGGTTCAGCACAACTACTCCTCTCCGCGCGTCCTCACTTAATACCCCTCCATGAGCCACTGCTACCAAGTGCAGCCATTTGGACATGGTCAAAGATTCCGGTTCAGGCTGCTCGAAGTTTCGCTGCAGCTACATCGACCTCTTTTACGTGCGCGAACAACACTGCCCCAGCGGCATCGCGTCTCAGCACGCTACCGGCGAAGGCGCCCACGTCATTTTTAGGCCTGGGGAACCGGTTCAGCTCGCCATCGGGCGTCCTGCGACGATTCTCGACGACTCAAACGCCATGGAAGCAGTCTGTTAAGGAGACGagcctgcaagatgattcgCGGGAAGATGGCAAGGCGCTGGAGAACGCGGAAGCTAAGAAGGATGGAGATGTGGCATCACCCAACGCGAACCTCAACGATGACGGGCTCGAGTCTCTAGGTTTCAAAAAGAGCGAGAAGGCGCTCAAGGCTTCCCAGATCAACATGAGCGCGCGACTATCCAAGGAAAGCAAGGCACAGCCCTCCAGGGCCGGCATGGGTGAGATATGGAGATTGCTCAAGATTGCGCGACCAGAGCTCAAATGGCTCGCAGTTGCATTTGTTTTCCTTCTCATCTCATCCAGCGTGACCATGTCGATTCCTTTCTCGGTCGGACGGATCCTTGACCTGGCAACCAAGGGCGATGTTGAAAGCACCCGCATTTTCGGCCTCACCTTGACGCAGTTCTTCATGGCCTTCGGTGCCTTCCTGACCCTGGGTGCTGTGGCCAACTTTGGCCGCATCATCCTGCTACGGATCGTCGGCGAGCGTGTCGTTGCCCGCCTGCGGTCACAGCTTTACCGCCGCACGTATACTCAGGATGCCGAGTTCTTTGATGCCAACCGTGTTGGCGATCTCATCTCGCGTCTCAGCTCGGACAGTGTCATCGTCGGAAAAAGCATCACGCAGAACGTGTCGGACGGCATGCGCTCAATAGTCAGCGGTTGTGCTGGTGGCGTTGCAATGCTCTGGCTTAGCCCCAAGCTGACGTCGATCCTGCTGCTCATGTTCCCGCCAATTGCTATCGGGGCCTTCATATACGGTCGCATGATCCGCAACATAAGTCGGCAGATCCAGCGAAACTTGGGAACCCTGACCAAGATCGCCGAGGAGCGTTTGGGAAACATCAAGACAAGCCAGGCTTTTGCCGGTGAGGTTCAAGAGGTTCACAGATACAACACCCAGATCAGGAAAATTTTCTCCCTTGGCAAGAGGGAGTCTTTTGTCGCTGCAACCTTCTATGGATCTACGGGTTGGGCGGGCAACATGACCATCCTTGCCTTGCTGGTTGTTGGAGGAGGTTTGGTTCGGTCGGGATCTATGTCTCTTGGTGACCTCACTTCTTTTATGATGTACACGGCCTTTGCGGGATCCAGTCTCTTCGGAGTCTCCGGGTTTTACTCAGAACTCATGAAGGGTGTCGGTGCCGCAAGCCGTCTATTTGAACTTCAGGATCGCACGCCTACTATTCCTCAGACGGTTGGACTGAAGGTCAAGTCGGCACAGGGACCCATCAAATTCTCCAACGTGTGCTTTGCCTACCCAACCCGCCCAGCCGTTTCAATCTTCAATGGCTTGGACTTCGAAATACCGTCCGGAAGTAATGTCTGCGTGGTCGGGCCTTCAGGTGGTGGCAAGTCGACCGTTGCAGGTCTACTGCTACGATTCTACAACCCTACGTCTGGTACCATCACCATCAACGGCGTTGACATCTCCAAGATGAACGTCAAGTCTCTCAGACGGCGCATCGGCATGGTGGCCCAGGAGCCAGTACTGTTCTCCGGCACCGTCGCGGAGAACATTGCCTATGGCCGGCCAGAAGCCTCCAGGGCCGAAATCGTAGCCGCGGCTCAGAAGGCCAACTGCGGATTTATCAGCGATTTCCCCGAAGGCCTCGAGACGCAAGTCGGTGCCCGCGGCGCGCAGTTATCTGGTGGCCAGAAGCAGCGCATCGCCATCGCGCGCGCTCTGCTCAAGGACCCGGATATTCTAATCCTTGACGAGGCAACATCGGCGCTCGACGCCGAGTCGGAGACTTTGGTTAACTCTGCGCTCGCACAGCTGCTGAAGGGACGCAACACCACCATAAGCATCGCCCACCGTCTGTCGACCATCAAGAGGAGCGACAAGATCATTGTCCTCTCCAGCGAGGGTAAGGTCGCCGAGATTGGAAGCTACACGGAGCTGAGCGCCAACCCCGACAGTGCCTTTAGCAAGCTCATGGAGTGGCAGATGAGTGGCGGTGACATTCCGACCCAGCAGAGGCCCCCGCCCATCATCACCGAGGCGGAGGCGATCTCGGAGGAGCTTGAGGGcgacgaggcggcggcggccgaggaggaggatgttGAGGGCGAGCACAAGGATGCGAAGAAGACATCAGAGAAGCAGTAA